Proteins co-encoded in one Listeria ivanovii subsp. ivanovii genomic window:
- a CDS encoding LacI family DNA-binding transcriptional regulator, producing MPNIKEIAKLAGVSVTTVSRVLNNHPYVAEDKRTRVQAIIDELDYSPNRIATDLALGKTNTIGIILPYNDHPWFDKIVNGVLEAAFKNRYSVALFPTGYDTKEEEKYLMRLKTKQVDGLIITSRANNWDVILPYLAYGPIIACEYVDSPKISCSFIDRIDAYRDGFLFLQEEGYKKVAFTAGRESLESTSTYGKINAYEQVFGPVSENRFLGECYTFEDGLKAGKHFFGEGKNWPDAFYANGDEVAAGIMFHAKELGLRIPEDVAILGQENLAIGKALEITTLDHHLKKLGENAFAIFEQGKLQNIQIKHELIRRKTV from the coding sequence ATGCCGAATATTAAAGAAATTGCCAAATTAGCCGGAGTTTCCGTGACGACCGTGTCACGCGTACTTAATAATCACCCTTATGTTGCTGAAGATAAGAGGACACGGGTTCAAGCCATTATTGATGAACTTGATTATTCTCCTAACCGTATTGCTACAGACTTGGCGCTTGGGAAAACTAATACAATTGGTATCATTTTGCCTTATAATGACCACCCTTGGTTTGATAAAATTGTTAATGGAGTTCTTGAGGCGGCCTTTAAAAATAGGTATTCGGTGGCTCTTTTTCCAACAGGATATGACACGAAAGAAGAAGAAAAATATTTAATGCGTTTGAAAACGAAGCAAGTTGATGGGCTAATTATCACCTCACGTGCCAATAACTGGGATGTGATTTTGCCATACCTTGCTTATGGACCGATAATTGCTTGTGAATATGTGGATTCTCCCAAAATATCTTGTTCTTTCATTGATAGAATTGATGCTTATCGAGATGGATTTTTGTTTTTACAAGAAGAAGGTTATAAAAAAGTTGCCTTTACAGCTGGACGTGAATCACTTGAAAGCACTAGTACATATGGGAAGATTAATGCTTATGAACAAGTATTTGGACCAGTTAGTGAAAACCGCTTTTTGGGGGAATGTTATACTTTTGAAGATGGTTTAAAAGCGGGAAAACACTTTTTTGGTGAAGGGAAAAACTGGCCGGACGCTTTTTATGCTAATGGTGATGAAGTTGCGGCTGGGATTATGTTTCACGCGAAAGAGCTTGGATTGCGGATACCAGAAGATGTGGCTATTTTAGGGCAAGAAAACTTGGCAATTGGAAAAGCACTGGAAATCACAACGCTTGATCACCATTTGAAAAAATTAGGCGAAAATGCTTTTGCTATTTTTGAACAGGGAAAACTGCAAAACATTCAAATTAAGCATGAATTAATCAGAAGAAAAACGGTTTAG
- a CDS encoding hemolysin family protein — protein MNPDPESQQIILQLILIIVLTLLNAFFASAEMALVSLNKNRVKSQAATGDKKAILLAKLVDDPSKFLATIQVGITLAGFFSSASAATSIATRLEPIFGGSSFAKELSIIVVTIVLSYITLVFGELYPKRLALQKSEKIARVSVRPIMAVGVLLRPFVKFLSFSTDILVKITRMEKNTDNEKMTREEMQLLIETGRRDGVIEVEELQMLRGVFEMDNKYAREVMVPRTDAFMVDAETESEALGDALLSENFSRVPVYTNDQDSVLGILHMKDFFAEARKSGFENIDVKSLVKEAYFAQETMFIDDLLKNMQRTRNQMAILMDEYGGVAGIVTVEDLLEEIVGEIDDENDVFSDEVKKIDDSTFIVEGRMTLDDFNKMFHVELPSRGVDTVAGFVLTLTGTIPEEDDKVVVEYGSFRFTVEEMNDARLVSVRVERDFQTSELEQLA, from the coding sequence ATGAACCCTGACCCCGAGAGTCAGCAGATTATCTTGCAGTTAATTCTTATTATTGTGTTGACACTGCTCAATGCATTCTTTGCCTCAGCAGAGATGGCCCTTGTATCACTGAACAAAAATCGAGTAAAAAGCCAAGCCGCAACTGGTGATAAAAAAGCGATATTGCTTGCTAAACTCGTAGACGATCCAAGTAAATTTCTTGCTACAATTCAAGTTGGTATTACACTCGCTGGATTCTTCTCCAGTGCGTCAGCCGCTACTAGCATTGCGACTAGATTGGAACCTATTTTTGGAGGAAGTAGTTTTGCCAAAGAGCTATCGATTATTGTCGTAACGATTGTGTTATCGTATATCACGCTTGTTTTCGGTGAACTTTATCCAAAACGTTTAGCACTTCAAAAATCAGAGAAAATTGCCCGAGTTTCTGTACGACCAATCATGGCAGTAGGCGTTTTGCTTCGTCCATTCGTGAAATTCTTATCCTTTTCCACGGATATTCTTGTGAAAATAACGAGAATGGAGAAAAATACGGATAATGAAAAAATGACACGAGAAGAAATGCAATTACTGATTGAAACCGGTCGACGTGACGGTGTAATTGAGGTAGAAGAATTACAAATGCTTCGTGGTGTATTTGAAATGGATAATAAATACGCACGTGAAGTAATGGTACCGCGGACAGATGCGTTTATGGTTGACGCCGAAACGGAATCAGAAGCCTTGGGTGACGCATTATTAAGTGAGAATTTTTCAAGAGTTCCCGTCTATACGAACGATCAGGACTCGGTGCTGGGTATTCTGCATATGAAAGATTTTTTTGCGGAAGCTAGAAAGTCAGGCTTTGAAAACATTGATGTGAAGTCGCTCGTAAAAGAGGCGTATTTTGCACAGGAGACAATGTTCATTGATGATTTACTCAAAAATATGCAAAGAACTAGAAATCAAATGGCAATTTTAATGGATGAATACGGTGGAGTTGCCGGAATTGTCACCGTAGAAGATTTGTTAGAAGAGATTGTTGGCGAAATCGATGACGAAAATGATGTGTTTTCAGATGAAGTGAAGAAAATAGATGATTCGACATTTATCGTGGAAGGCCGCATGACACTAGATGATTTTAATAAAATGTTTCACGTGGAACTTCCATCACGTGGCGTAGATACTGTAGCTGGGTTTGTGCTAACCTTAACCGGGACAATTCCAGAAGAAGATGATAAAGTAGTAGTTGAATACGGAAGCTTTCGATTTACAGTAGAAGAAATGAATGATGCTAGACTAGTTTCGGTTCGTGTGGAAAGAGACTTCCAAACAAGTGAATTAGAGCAGTTAGCTTAA
- a CDS encoding NAD-dependent protein deacylase produces MNDLKEAIKQANKIVFLTGAGVSVPSGIPDYRSENGLYAGMESPEYMLSHTCLTREPDKFYQFVKENMYYPDAEPNMIHTKMAEISQQKDVMIITQNIDGLHEKAGSKKVINFHGSLYHCYCQKCKMSIPAETYLQSNVHEDCLGIIRPDVVLYEEAIQESAINQSLSAIRQADLIVIVGTSFRVSPFCNLTDYRNKTAEIFAVNKERIFLPYSFEMIESDATEVFAKV; encoded by the coding sequence ATGAATGATTTAAAGGAAGCGATTAAGCAAGCAAACAAAATCGTTTTTTTAACGGGTGCGGGGGTGTCTGTACCTTCTGGGATTCCTGACTATCGCTCGGAAAACGGTTTATACGCAGGGATGGAAAGCCCTGAATATATGCTCAGTCATACATGTCTTACGCGAGAACCGGATAAGTTTTATCAATTTGTTAAGGAAAATATGTATTATCCAGATGCAGAGCCAAACATGATTCATACTAAAATGGCTGAAATCTCACAGCAAAAAGATGTGATGATTATTACACAAAATATTGATGGACTTCATGAAAAAGCTGGCTCTAAGAAAGTGATTAATTTTCACGGAAGCTTGTATCATTGTTATTGTCAAAAGTGCAAAATGAGCATTCCGGCTGAGACGTATTTACAGTCCAATGTTCATGAAGATTGTCTAGGTATTATTCGACCAGATGTAGTGCTTTACGAAGAAGCCATCCAAGAAAGTGCTATAAATCAGTCACTTTCAGCAATCAGACAGGCGGACTTGATTGTAATAGTTGGAACTTCATTTAGAGTGAGTCCGTTTTGTAATTTAACCGATTATCGAAATAAAACAGCGGAAATTTTTGCTGTGAATAAAGAGCGAATTTTCTTGCCGTATTCTTTTGAAATGATAGAAAGTGATGCGACAGAAGTTTTTGCGAAGGTTTGA
- a CDS encoding helix-hairpin-helix domain-containing protein, translated as MRADLIKLPGIGKKMVVMLNEIGVKEIADLKGKDPLKLYEATCEKRAERMDPCVLYTYRCAVYVAETAQDKQQPELRKWWNWKDKAHENERKK; from the coding sequence ATGCGAGCTGACTTAATAAAATTACCAGGAATTGGCAAAAAAATGGTTGTCATGTTAAATGAAATTGGCGTTAAAGAAATAGCGGATTTAAAAGGGAAAGATCCGCTTAAGTTATACGAAGCTACTTGTGAAAAACGCGCTGAAAGAATGGATCCATGTGTTTTATACACGTATCGTTGTGCTGTTTATGTAGCAGAAACAGCACAAGATAAACAACAGCCCGAGTTACGCAAATGGTGGAATTGGAAAGACAAGGCACATGAAAATGAAAGGAAGAAATAA